A DNA window from Halomonas zincidurans B6 contains the following coding sequences:
- a CDS encoding SlyX family protein: protein MIENDTLTRLEARLEALESRLAYQEHWLDTLDQALAGQAQRLDRLERVNALMQQRLRDQHQTLAALDAPGTSDADERPPHY, encoded by the coding sequence ATGATCGAAAATGACACGCTCACCCGCCTGGAGGCGCGCCTCGAAGCGCTGGAGAGCCGCCTGGCCTATCAGGAGCACTGGCTCGACACCCTCGACCAGGCCCTCGCCGGCCAGGCTCAGCGACTCGATCGCCTGGAGCGGGTCAACGCGCTGATGCAGCAGCGCCTGCGCGATCAGCACCAGACCCTTGCAGCGCTCGATGCACCGGGTACCAGCGACGCGGACGAGCGCCCCCCGCATTATTGA
- a CDS encoding peroxiredoxin, producing MSVLVGRQAPDFEAAAVLGDGTIVENFKLSDSHGKLRVLFFWPLDFTFVCPSEIIAHDNRLAQFKELGVEVIGASIDSQFSHYAWRKTSPDAGGIGEVGFPIVADVKHEIVQAYGIEHPEAGVAMRASFLIDANGVVQHQTVNNLPLGRNVDEMLRMVKALQHHEKHGEVCPAGWDEGKEGMKDTAEGVAKYLGTHSTNL from the coding sequence ATGAGCGTATTGGTTGGACGTCAGGCACCGGATTTCGAAGCGGCAGCAGTCCTCGGCGACGGCACCATCGTCGAGAACTTCAAGCTGTCCGACAGCCACGGCAAGCTGCGCGTGCTGTTCTTCTGGCCGCTGGATTTCACCTTCGTTTGCCCGTCCGAAATCATCGCCCACGACAACCGTCTGGCACAGTTCAAGGAGCTGGGCGTCGAGGTGATCGGTGCGTCCATCGATTCCCAGTTCTCGCATTACGCCTGGCGCAAGACCTCGCCGGATGCGGGCGGTATCGGCGAAGTCGGCTTCCCGATCGTCGCCGACGTCAAGCACGAGATCGTTCAGGCCTACGGCATCGAGCATCCGGAAGCTGGCGTCGCCATGCGCGCCTCCTTCCTGATCGATGCCAACGGCGTCGTTCAGCACCAGACCGTCAACAACCTGCCGCTGGGCCGTAACGTCGACGAGATGCTGCGCATGGTCAAGGCGCTGCAGCACCACGAGAAGCACGGCGAAGTCTGCCCGGCCGGTTGGGACGAAGGCAAGGAAGGCATGAAGGACACCGCGGAAGGCGTTGCCAAGTACCTCGGCACCCATTCCACGAACCTGTAA
- a CDS encoding CPXCG motif-containing cysteine-rich protein, which yields MHEAMLASRPVSCPYCGTPFELLVDGSQGSHSTWEDCPRCCAPIQVSVDVAEPDGSVQAVTLARDDDVL from the coding sequence ATGCACGAAGCAATGCTTGCCTCACGACCGGTCAGCTGCCCGTATTGCGGCACGCCGTTCGAATTGCTGGTCGATGGCAGCCAAGGCAGCCATTCCACCTGGGAGGACTGCCCGCGCTGTTGCGCACCGATTCAGGTCAGCGTCGACGTGGCGGAGCCGGACGGCAGCGTGCAGGCCGTGACGCTGGCGCGCGACGACGATGTTCTCTAA
- the slmA gene encoding nucleoid occlusion factor SlmA, producing the protein MTQATTKQSRREQILQALALMLEEDSGKRITTASLARQVGVSEAALYRHFPSKARMFEGLIEFIEATLFERIRRILDETPEALPRCQHILMLLLGFAEKNPGLCRLLNGDALTGETARLRVRMGQLFERLETQLKQILREAEIHEGLRPVLPVSSAANVLLAYAEGRIGQYVRSDFKRLPTSHWDEHWPLLSRDLLVAVTQASRA; encoded by the coding sequence ATGACGCAGGCGACAACCAAGCAGAGCCGCCGGGAGCAGATTCTCCAGGCGCTGGCGCTGATGCTCGAGGAAGACAGCGGCAAGCGTATCACCACGGCATCGCTGGCCCGCCAGGTCGGCGTTTCCGAGGCCGCCCTCTACCGCCATTTCCCCAGCAAGGCGCGCATGTTCGAGGGGCTGATCGAATTCATCGAGGCCACGCTGTTCGAGCGCATCCGCCGGATACTCGACGAAACGCCCGAGGCGCTGCCGCGCTGCCAGCACATCCTGATGCTGTTGCTGGGCTTCGCCGAGAAGAACCCGGGCCTGTGCCGGCTACTCAACGGCGACGCCCTGACCGGCGAGACCGCCCGCTTGCGAGTGCGCATGGGCCAGCTGTTCGAACGCCTCGAGACCCAGCTCAAGCAGATCCTTCGCGAGGCCGAGATCCACGAAGGGCTGCGCCCGGTGCTGCCGGTCTCTTCGGCCGCCAACGTGCTGCTGGCCTATGCCGAGGGGCGCATCGGCCAGTACGTGCGCAGCGATTTCAAGCGCCTGCCGACCAGCCACTGGGACGAGCATTGGCCGTTGCTATCGCGCGACCTGCTGGTTGCCGTGACCCAGGCCAGCCGCGCCTAG
- the acnA gene encoding aconitate hydratase AcnA: protein MSAENTPNTLSSLEAGGNTYHYYSLPKAAKALGNIDRLPFTLKVLLENQLRFADTDSVSTEDMQALVDWQQAARSTREIGYRPARVLMQDFTGVPGVVDLASMRDAVERLGEDPARINPLSPVDLVIDHSVMVDRFGDPSSFKDNVAIEMERNLERYEFLRWGQQAFDNFRVVPPGTGICHQVNLEYLGRTVWTKDEGGKTFAYPDTLVGTDSHTTMINGLGVLGWGVGGIEAEAAMLGQPVSMLIPEVIGFKISGKLREGITATDLVLTVTQMLRRKGVVGKFVEFYGDGLKDMPVADRATIANMAPEYGATCGFFPVDEQTLDYLRLTGREDAQIELVEAYAKAQGMWREPGHEPIYSDTLQLDMDDVEASLAGPKRPQDRVALTDMKATFEKLMASEAPDAPAEDQAKWNSEGGHAVDDVELHDSHRHYEHSDSQDCEIDGERFKLNPGAVVIAAITSCTNTSNPSVMLAAGLLARKAVEKGLATKPWVKTSLAPGSKVVTDYLAAGGVQDDLNELGFNLVGYGCTTCIGNSGPLPESVEKAIDAGDLTVASVLSGNRNFEGRVHPLVKTNWLASPPLVVAYALAGNVRLDLSKEPLGTGKDGQPVYLKDIWPSQAEIAEAVERVRTDMFRKEYAEVFDGDEAWKSLKIPESKVYEWSKDSTYIQHPPFFEGMGKEPEPVEDVKDARVLAMLGDSVTTDHISPAGAIKPDSPAGRYLQEHGVAPKDFNSYGSRRGNHEVMMRGTFANVRIRNEMLDNVEGGYTRHVPSGEQLAIYDAAMKYAEESKPLVVVAGKEYGTGSSRDWAAKGTLLLGVRAVIAESYERIHRSNLIGMGVLPLQFPEGEDRKSLGLTGDESFSIEGLGELEPGGTVKVTIASSKGEKTLDAKCRIDTANELEYYRHGGILHFVLRNML, encoded by the coding sequence ATGAGCGCCGAAAACACGCCGAATACCCTGAGTTCCCTCGAGGCCGGAGGGAACACCTATCACTATTACAGTCTGCCCAAGGCCGCTAAGGCGCTCGGCAACATCGATCGCCTGCCCTTCACGCTCAAGGTCCTGCTCGAGAACCAGCTGCGCTTTGCCGATACCGACAGCGTCTCGACCGAAGACATGCAGGCGCTGGTCGACTGGCAGCAGGCGGCGCGCTCGACCCGCGAGATCGGCTACCGCCCCGCGCGGGTGCTGATGCAGGACTTCACCGGGGTGCCCGGAGTCGTCGACCTGGCCTCGATGCGCGACGCCGTGGAGCGCCTCGGCGAAGACCCGGCGCGCATCAACCCGCTGTCCCCCGTCGACCTGGTCATCGACCACTCGGTGATGGTCGATCGCTTCGGCGATCCCTCGTCGTTCAAGGACAACGTCGCCATCGAGATGGAGCGTAACCTCGAGCGTTACGAATTCCTGCGCTGGGGGCAGCAGGCCTTCGACAACTTCCGCGTGGTGCCGCCGGGCACCGGTATCTGCCACCAGGTCAATCTCGAGTACCTGGGCCGAACGGTGTGGACCAAGGACGAGGGCGGCAAGACCTTCGCCTATCCCGACACGCTGGTCGGTACCGATTCCCACACCACGATGATCAATGGCCTGGGCGTACTCGGCTGGGGCGTCGGCGGCATCGAGGCCGAAGCGGCGATGCTCGGCCAGCCGGTGTCGATGCTGATCCCCGAAGTGATCGGCTTCAAGATCTCCGGCAAGCTGCGCGAAGGCATTACCGCCACCGATCTGGTGCTGACGGTGACCCAGATGCTGCGCCGGAAGGGCGTGGTCGGCAAGTTCGTCGAATTCTACGGCGACGGCCTCAAGGACATGCCGGTCGCCGACCGCGCGACGATCGCCAACATGGCCCCCGAATACGGTGCCACCTGCGGCTTCTTCCCGGTCGACGAGCAGACCCTGGATTACCTGCGCCTGACCGGCCGCGAGGACGCCCAGATCGAACTGGTCGAGGCCTACGCCAAGGCTCAGGGCATGTGGCGCGAGCCGGGCCACGAGCCGATCTACTCCGATACCCTGCAGCTCGACATGGACGATGTCGAAGCCAGCCTGGCCGGCCCCAAGCGCCCCCAGGACCGAGTCGCGCTCACCGACATGAAGGCGACCTTCGAGAAGCTCATGGCATCCGAAGCACCGGACGCCCCCGCCGAGGACCAAGCCAAGTGGAATTCCGAGGGCGGTCACGCCGTCGACGACGTCGAACTGCACGACAGCCATCGCCACTACGAGCACAGCGACAGCCAGGACTGCGAGATCGACGGCGAGCGCTTCAAGCTCAACCCGGGCGCCGTGGTGATCGCCGCGATCACCTCCTGCACCAATACCTCCAACCCCAGCGTAATGCTGGCCGCCGGCCTGCTGGCGCGCAAGGCGGTCGAGAAGGGCCTGGCCACCAAGCCGTGGGTCAAGACCTCGCTGGCGCCCGGGTCCAAGGTGGTCACCGATTACCTGGCGGCGGGCGGTGTCCAGGACGACCTCAACGAACTCGGCTTCAACCTGGTCGGCTATGGCTGCACCACCTGCATCGGCAATTCCGGGCCGCTGCCCGAGTCGGTCGAGAAGGCCATCGACGCCGGCGACCTGACCGTGGCCTCGGTACTCTCGGGCAATCGTAACTTCGAAGGCCGCGTGCACCCGCTGGTCAAGACCAACTGGCTGGCCTCGCCGCCCCTGGTGGTAGCCTACGCGCTGGCCGGCAACGTGCGCCTCGATCTGTCCAAGGAGCCGCTGGGCACCGGCAAGGATGGTCAGCCGGTCTATCTCAAGGACATCTGGCCGTCGCAGGCCGAGATCGCCGAGGCGGTCGAGCGGGTGCGCACCGACATGTTCCGCAAGGAATACGCCGAGGTGTTCGATGGCGACGAAGCCTGGAAATCGCTGAAGATTCCCGAGAGCAAGGTCTACGAGTGGTCCAAGGATTCCACTTACATCCAGCATCCGCCGTTCTTCGAGGGCATGGGCAAGGAACCCGAGCCGGTCGAGGACGTCAAGGACGCCCGCGTGCTGGCGATGCTCGGCGATTCGGTGACCACCGACCACATCTCGCCGGCCGGCGCGATCAAGCCCGACAGCCCGGCGGGTCGCTACCTGCAGGAGCACGGCGTGGCGCCCAAGGATTTCAACTCCTACGGCTCGCGGCGCGGCAATCATGAGGTGATGATGCGCGGCACCTTCGCCAACGTGCGCATCAGAAACGAGATGCTCGACAACGTCGAGGGCGGCTACACGCGTCACGTGCCGTCCGGCGAGCAGCTGGCGATCTACGATGCGGCAATGAAGTATGCCGAGGAGAGCAAGCCGTTGGTGGTGGTCGCCGGCAAGGAATACGGCACCGGCTCGAGTCGCGACTGGGCGGCCAAGGGCACGCTGCTGCTCGGCGTGCGCGCGGTAATCGCCGAATCCTACGAGCGCATCCACCGCTCCAACCTGATCGGCATGGGCGTGCTGCCGCTGCAGTTCCCCGAGGGCGAGGACCGCAAGTCGCTGGGCCTGACCGGTGACGAATCGTTTTCCATCGAGGGCCTCGGCGAGTTGGAGCCGGGCGGCACCGTCAAGGTGACCATCGCATCAAGCAAGGGCGAGAAGACGCTCGACGCCAAGTGCCGCATCGATACCGCCAACGAGCTGGAGTACTATCGTCACGGCGGCATCCTGCACTTCGTGCTGCGCAACATGCTCTAG
- a CDS encoding cold-shock protein, with the protein MNRKVLLRCSLISLLLAAPAPLLIALFASLVDGALTGALEQALTLDGIERIYVASAVAVFLILLVATLAVHSLTPQLVNLAEIENDDREMGEVKWFNVNKGYGFITRDNGEDVFVHFRAIRGKGHRTLAEGQKVRYHVINNERGLQADDVTVIT; encoded by the coding sequence ATGAATCGAAAGGTATTGCTCCGCTGTAGTCTCATCAGTCTCCTGCTTGCCGCTCCCGCCCCGCTGTTGATTGCCCTGTTTGCATCGCTGGTCGACGGCGCCCTGACCGGGGCCCTCGAACAAGCGTTGACCCTGGATGGCATCGAGCGCATCTATGTCGCCAGTGCGGTGGCGGTGTTTCTGATCCTGCTGGTCGCCACCCTTGCCGTGCACAGCCTTACCCCCCAGCTCGTCAACCTTGCCGAGATCGAGAACGACGATCGCGAGATGGGCGAGGTGAAGTGGTTCAACGTCAACAAGGGCTACGGCTTCATCACCCGCGACAACGGGGAAGACGTGTTCGTGCACTTCCGGGCGATTCGCGGCAAGGGTCACCGGACCCTGGCCGAGGGTCAGAAGGTGCGCTATCACGTGATCAACAACGAGCGCGGCCTGCAGGCCGACGACGTGACCGTCATCACCTGA
- the coaBC gene encoding bifunctional phosphopantothenoylcysteine decarboxylase/phosphopantothenate--cysteine ligase CoaBC → MSQLAATPLIGKRILLGISAGIAAYKSAVLARLLKKAGAEVRVVMTEGAQAFIAPLTLQALTGESVRTSLLDPEAEAGMGHIELARWAELILIAPATADLMARLAHGHADDLLTTLCLATHAECVMAPAMNQAMWGHPATRDNARRLEGYGWRLLGPDSGDQACGDVGAGRMLEPEAIVAGLSVTPGAASAMAPEDAPLSMAPEDAPLSMAPEDAPSASESSPQADDARGLTVTITAGPTREALDPVRYLSNHSSGKMGYALAAAAANRGARVRLISGPVALATPAGVERIDVTSADEMLAAARQAAGDSAIFIGCAAVADYRAEQIAAHKLKKSANDDGMTLKLVRNPDIIALIAEARINASVSESAAASPRPFMVGFAAETRDLESYARDKLERKNLDMIVANDVSQAGLGFGADDNAALVLWRNAAVEPGRAELPAQSKARLAEAVIDQALRGYRAMRSGPSTAEVPPAAPQQDPQ, encoded by the coding sequence ATGTCACAGCTGGCCGCCACGCCATTGATCGGCAAGCGCATCCTGCTCGGCATCAGCGCCGGCATTGCCGCCTACAAGAGCGCCGTGCTCGCGCGCCTTTTGAAGAAGGCCGGCGCCGAGGTGCGCGTGGTGATGACCGAGGGCGCCCAGGCCTTCATCGCCCCGCTGACCCTGCAGGCGCTGACCGGCGAGAGCGTGCGCACCTCGCTGCTCGACCCCGAGGCGGAAGCCGGCATGGGCCATATCGAGCTGGCGCGCTGGGCCGAGCTTATCCTGATCGCCCCGGCCACCGCCGACCTGATGGCGCGGCTCGCCCATGGCCACGCCGACGACCTGCTGACCACGCTGTGTCTGGCCACCCACGCCGAATGCGTCATGGCACCGGCGATGAACCAGGCGATGTGGGGCCACCCGGCGACCCGCGACAATGCCCGTCGCCTCGAGGGCTACGGCTGGCGATTGCTGGGTCCCGATTCCGGCGACCAGGCCTGCGGCGACGTCGGCGCCGGGCGCATGCTCGAGCCCGAGGCGATCGTCGCCGGGCTTTCTGTAACGCCCGGGGCCGCGTCTGCCATGGCGCCCGAAGACGCGCCTCTTTCCATGGCGCCCGAAGACGCGCCTCTTTCCATGGCGCCCGAAGACGCGCCGAGCGCATCCGAATCATCGCCGCAGGCCGACGACGCCCGCGGGCTGACGGTGACCATTACCGCCGGGCCGACTCGCGAAGCCCTCGATCCGGTGCGCTATCTCTCCAACCACAGCTCGGGCAAGATGGGCTATGCGCTGGCCGCCGCGGCCGCGAATCGCGGCGCCCGCGTGCGCCTGATCAGTGGCCCGGTGGCGCTCGCCACGCCGGCCGGCGTGGAGCGCATCGATGTGACTTCGGCCGACGAGATGCTCGCGGCGGCCCGCCAGGCGGCCGGCGACAGCGCCATCTTCATCGGCTGCGCGGCGGTCGCCGACTACCGCGCCGAACAGATCGCCGCGCACAAGCTCAAGAAGAGCGCCAACGATGACGGGATGACCCTGAAACTGGTCAGGAACCCCGACATCATTGCCCTGATCGCCGAGGCTCGTATTAACGCCAGTGTTAGCGAAAGCGCCGCCGCCAGCCCACGGCCGTTCATGGTCGGTTTCGCCGCCGAGACCCGCGATCTCGAGAGCTACGCCCGCGACAAGCTCGAGCGCAAGAACCTCGACATGATCGTCGCCAACGACGTCTCGCAAGCCGGGCTCGGCTTCGGCGCCGACGACAACGCCGCGCTGGTGCTGTGGCGCAATGCCGCCGTCGAGCCCGGGCGCGCCGAGCTGCCGGCGCAGAGCAAGGCCCGCCTGGCCGAGGCGGTGATCGACCAGGCGCTGCGCGGTTATCGTGCAATGCGCTCCGGCCCATCGACCGCAGAAGTTCCGCCCGCCGCGCCGCAACAGGATCCCCAATGA
- the dut gene encoding dUTP diphosphatase: MSDTTLDTVSDTAVTDTANPEPLRRQPQLAVKILDERVRDYPLPHYATQGSAGMDLRALLDAPLTLAPGACELVRTGLAAHIADPGLAGMILPRSGLGHKHGIVLGNLVGLIDSDYQGELLISVWNRGQTPFTLEPGERLAQFVLVPVVQAEIEIVEDFAASQRGTGGFGHSGRR; encoded by the coding sequence ATGAGCGATACAACCCTCGATACAGTCAGCGATACCGCCGTCACCGATACTGCCAACCCCGAGCCGCTGCGTCGCCAGCCGCAGTTGGCGGTCAAGATCCTCGACGAGCGGGTACGCGACTACCCGCTGCCGCACTACGCTACCCAGGGCAGCGCCGGCATGGACCTGCGCGCGCTGCTCGATGCGCCGCTGACGCTGGCGCCCGGCGCCTGCGAGCTGGTGCGCACCGGGCTCGCCGCGCACATTGCCGACCCGGGCCTGGCGGGAATGATCCTGCCGCGCTCGGGACTGGGCCACAAGCACGGCATCGTGCTCGGCAACCTGGTCGGATTGATCGACTCCGATTACCAGGGCGAGCTGCTGATCTCGGTGTGGAACCGCGGCCAGACGCCGTTTACCCTCGAACCCGGCGAACGCCTGGCCCAGTTCGTGCTGGTCCCGGTCGTTCAGGCCGAGATCGAGATCGTCGAAGACTTCGCCGCCAGCCAGCGCGGCACCGGCGGCTTCGGCCACTCCGGCCGCCGCTAG
- a CDS encoding phosphomannomutase/phosphoglucomutase: MSEITPSIFRAYDIRGIVDDTLTEQSVELIGRAIGSEAAERGERSVIVARDGRHSGQRLQAALIKGLTAAGRDVVNIGMVPTPVLYYATNTLGDGTSGVMVTGSHNPPDYNGFKVVLGGETLSGEAITALYQRIADDDFASGEGRVREQDVGEAYLDRIIGDVTLSGKIKAVVDCGNGVAGTLGPTLIERLGAETVPLFADVDGDFPNHHPDPGKLENLQDLIRTVKETGADIGLAFDGDGDRLGVVTPKGEVIYPDRLMMAFAEDMLERNPGARVIFDVKCTGNLAKVIEEAGGTPEMWRTGHSLIKGRMKETGAALAGEMSGHIFFKERWYGFDDGLYGAARLLEILSKQQDDADTFFHRFPQDLGTPELNVHVTDDNKFAIVEQLAREGDFGDDGVKTTLDGIRVDYADGWGLCRASNTTPVLVLRFEGKTQESLERVQARFRDALKQVVPDAELPF, from the coding sequence ATGAGCGAGATTACCCCGTCCATCTTCCGCGCCTACGATATCCGCGGGATCGTCGATGACACCCTGACCGAGCAATCCGTCGAGCTGATCGGCCGGGCGATCGGCAGTGAGGCCGCCGAGCGCGGCGAGCGCTCGGTGATCGTCGCCCGCGACGGCCGGCACTCCGGTCAGCGCTTGCAGGCGGCGCTGATCAAGGGCCTGACCGCCGCCGGCCGCGATGTCGTCAATATCGGCATGGTGCCCACCCCGGTGCTCTACTACGCCACCAACACGCTGGGCGACGGCACCTCGGGGGTGATGGTCACCGGCAGCCACAATCCGCCGGACTACAACGGCTTCAAGGTCGTGCTGGGCGGCGAGACGCTCTCCGGCGAGGCGATCACCGCGCTCTACCAGCGCATCGCCGACGACGACTTCGCCAGCGGCGAGGGCCGGGTCCGCGAGCAGGACGTGGGCGAGGCCTATCTGGACCGGATCATCGGCGACGTCACCCTGAGCGGCAAGATCAAGGCAGTGGTCGACTGCGGCAATGGCGTGGCCGGCACGCTGGGGCCCACGCTGATCGAGCGCCTGGGCGCCGAGACCGTGCCGCTGTTCGCCGATGTCGACGGCGACTTTCCCAACCACCATCCCGATCCCGGCAAGCTCGAGAACCTCCAGGACCTGATCCGCACCGTCAAGGAAACCGGCGCCGACATCGGGCTGGCCTTCGACGGCGACGGCGACCGGCTCGGCGTGGTCACGCCCAAGGGCGAGGTGATCTACCCCGACCGCCTGATGATGGCCTTCGCCGAGGACATGCTCGAGCGCAACCCCGGCGCGCGGGTGATCTTCGACGTCAAGTGCACCGGCAACCTGGCCAAGGTGATCGAAGAGGCCGGCGGCACCCCCGAGATGTGGCGCACCGGACACTCGCTGATCAAGGGCCGGATGAAGGAGACCGGCGCGGCACTGGCCGGCGAGATGAGCGGTCACATCTTCTTCAAGGAGCGCTGGTACGGCTTCGACGACGGCCTCTACGGCGCGGCGCGGCTGCTCGAGATCCTCTCCAAGCAGCAAGACGATGCCGACACGTTCTTCCATCGCTTCCCGCAGGATCTGGGCACTCCGGAACTCAACGTCCACGTCACCGACGACAACAAGTTCGCCATCGTCGAGCAACTGGCCCGCGAGGGCGACTTCGGTGACGACGGCGTCAAGACCACCCTCGACGGCATCCGCGTCGACTACGCCGACGGCTGGGGGCTGTGCCGCGCCTCCAACACCACGCCGGTGCTGGTGCTGCGCTTCGAAGGCAAGACTCAGGAGTCCCTGGAGCGCGTCCAGGCGCGCTTTCGCGACGCCCTCAAGCAGGTCGTCCCCGACGCCGAACTGCCCTTCTGA
- the argB gene encoding acetylglutamate kinase, with protein sequence MSEHPRDPRQVVEVLSEALPYIQRFSGKTVVVKYGGNAMTEQTLVDSFARDMVLMKEVGINPVVVHGGGPQIGELLGKLKIESRFVGGMRVTDAETMDVVEMVLGGLVNKGIVNLINQCGGKAIGLTGKDGGQIRARQLKVEQHSAEMRVPEIIDIGHVGEVEHVSTELIEMLTARDFIPVIAPIGVDAQGRSYNINADLVAGKIAEALNAEKLMLLTNVAGLMNAAGEVLTGLSTTQVDALISDGTIHGGMLPKIRCALEAVKGGVASSHIVDGRVPHATLLEIFTNAGVGTLITDATNQE encoded by the coding sequence ATGAGCGAACACCCCCGGGACCCGCGCCAGGTGGTCGAGGTCCTGTCCGAAGCGCTGCCCTACATCCAGCGCTTTTCCGGCAAGACCGTGGTCGTCAAGTACGGCGGCAACGCCATGACCGAACAGACCCTGGTCGACTCCTTCGCCCGCGACATGGTGCTGATGAAGGAGGTCGGCATCAATCCGGTGGTGGTGCATGGCGGTGGCCCGCAGATCGGCGAGCTGCTCGGCAAGCTCAAGATCGAGTCGCGCTTCGTGGGCGGCATGCGCGTGACCGACGCCGAAACCATGGACGTCGTGGAAATGGTCCTCGGCGGGCTGGTCAACAAGGGCATCGTCAACCTGATCAACCAGTGCGGCGGCAAGGCGATCGGCCTGACCGGCAAGGATGGCGGCCAGATTCGCGCCCGCCAGCTCAAGGTCGAGCAGCACAGCGCGGAGATGCGCGTGCCCGAGATCATCGACATCGGGCATGTCGGCGAGGTCGAGCACGTCTCCACCGAACTGATCGAGATGCTCACCGCCCGCGATTTCATCCCGGTGATCGCGCCGATCGGCGTCGACGCCCAGGGTCGCAGCTACAACATCAACGCCGACCTGGTGGCCGGCAAGATCGCCGAGGCGCTGAATGCCGAGAAGCTGATGCTGCTGACCAACGTCGCCGGGCTGATGAACGCCGCCGGCGAGGTATTGACCGGGCTGTCCACCACCCAGGTCGACGCGTTGATCAGTGACGGCACCATCCATGGCGGGATGCTGCCCAAGATTCGCTGTGCGCTGGAGGCCGTCAAGGGCGGCGTGGCCAGTTCGCACATCGTCGATGGCCGGGTGCCCCACGCCACCCTGCTGGAGATCTTCACCAACGCCGGGGTCGGTACGCTGATCACCGATGCGACGAACCAGGAATAG
- the trxB gene encoding thioredoxin-disulfide reductase, producing the protein MSEVRHERLIILGSGPAGYSAAVYAARANLKPLLITGMEAGGQLTTTTDVDNWPGDADGVQGPELMERMRKHAERFDTEVLFDHIDEVELRHKPFTLKGSNGTYTCDALIVATGASARYLGLPSEQRFMGQGVSACATCDGFFYRNQQVIVVGGGNTAVEEALYLSNIASTVTLVHRRDSLRGEKILQDKLFEKVDTGNIAVEWNQVVEEVLGDNTGVTGVRLRSTLDGSQRELSAPGVFIAIGHTPNTGIFEGQLEMANGYIRVRSGLEGNATATSVPGVFAAGDVMDHVYRQAITSAGSGCMAALDVERYLEGLD; encoded by the coding sequence ATGAGTGAAGTGCGACACGAGCGCCTGATCATCCTCGGCTCCGGCCCGGCCGGTTACAGCGCGGCCGTCTACGCGGCGCGCGCCAACCTGAAGCCGCTGCTGATCACCGGCATGGAAGCGGGCGGTCAGTTGACCACCACCACCGACGTCGACAACTGGCCGGGCGACGCCGACGGGGTCCAGGGTCCCGAACTGATGGAGCGCATGCGCAAGCACGCCGAGCGCTTCGATACCGAGGTACTGTTCGATCACATCGACGAGGTGGAGCTGCGTCATAAGCCCTTCACGCTCAAGGGCAGCAATGGCACCTATACCTGCGACGCGTTGATCGTCGCCACCGGTGCCAGCGCCCGCTACCTGGGCTTGCCCTCCGAGCAGCGATTCATGGGCCAGGGCGTGTCGGCGTGCGCCACCTGCGACGGGTTCTTCTACCGCAATCAGCAAGTCATCGTGGTGGGCGGCGGCAACACCGCCGTGGAAGAGGCACTGTACCTTTCCAACATCGCTTCCACGGTGACGCTGGTCCATCGCCGCGACAGCCTGCGCGGCGAGAAGATCCTGCAGGACAAGCTGTTCGAGAAGGTCGACACCGGCAACATCGCCGTCGAATGGAACCAGGTGGTCGAGGAAGTGCTGGGCGACAACACCGGGGTGACCGGGGTACGCCTGCGCTCGACCCTCGACGGCAGCCAGCGCGAGCTTTCCGCCCCGGGGGTGTTCATCGCCATCGGCCACACGCCCAACACCGGCATCTTCGAGGGCCAGCTGGAGATGGCCAATGGCTATATTCGGGTGCGTTCGGGGCTCGAGGGCAATGCCACCGCGACCAGCGTGCCCGGCGTGTTCGCCGCCGGCGACGTGATGGATCACGTCTATCGTCAGGCGATCACCTCGGCGGGCAGCGGCTGCATGGCGGCGCTGGACGTCGAGCGCTATCTTGAGGGGCTCGATTAG